The following proteins are encoded in a genomic region of Ailuropoda melanoleuca isolate Jingjing chromosome 10, ASM200744v2, whole genome shotgun sequence:
- the AKAP12 gene encoding A-kinase anchor protein 12 isoform X2, which translates to MLGILTITVGQRESEDVSERASDKAMAAGSVVVQDMAKDGQEEMPEIIDQIPSSESNLEELIQPAESQANDVGFKKVFKFVGFKFTVKKDKTEKSDTVQLLTVKKDDGEEVGVADGAGDHQEPSQEPSQEPSQEPGEATAKERELKQSTEKPEETLKPEQSSTETSLQAESGQAAEEGKEEGEGKQKEPTKSPDSPASPVASETASPFKKFFTQGWAGWRKKTSFRKPKEEELEASEKKKDQEPEKGDTEEQEKVEDPAEKLAAPEQPREQPQPREVTESVSAARLSAEYEKVELPSEDEAPGAPEEKAAPLASEVFDDKVEIVAEVHVSMPEKTTEEEKAEVGEEVEPLPSEKGEETQAELEKAEPAEELVKTREVCAPGGDQHAQPTHLSPEEKAPSAQPEGVVSEVDMLSSQERTKVQGSPLKKLFTSTGLKKLSGKKQKGKRGGGDEESGEQQHVAAESPDSTDEQKGESSASSPEEPEEITCLEKGIADAHQDGEAEEGTISDGEKKREGVTPWASFKKMVTPKKRVRRLSESDKEDEVDKVKSATLSSTESAASELQEEAKGNGEEQKPEEPKRKVDTSVSWEALICVGSSKKRARKASSSDDEGEPRAMGGDSQKPDDAGKDKETGPDAALASSQEHDQGPGSSSPEQAGSPTEGEGVSTWESFKRLVTPRKKSKSKLEEKSEDSGPGSGIEHSASDVEPGKEESWVSIKKFIPGRRKKRSDGKAEQAAVEDVGPAEVNEDDSDVPAVVPLSEYDAVEREKIEAQQAQKSEEKPEQQVAVSVSEEISTSVVHGVTVTVLDVARAVSNVEERSPSWISTSVTEPLEETEDEAKPLTGEVFEGEVLAEETSAVTKTLPEGQDATDDTVVSEAELTSEAVTAAEAAEALRAEEAAEASGAEETADMVSAVSQLTDSPGTTEEATPVQEVEGGVPDLGDQERRTQEVLQAVAEKVREESPPPDTRAPEDMTQTMREVGAKILAKVEEAVEESEGLDLKKEVDGGPEVCAQEAKAETLTQGQVVGQAAPESFEKVPPGTDSVESSELRTTCQAETLAGVKSELILEPAVAPDSAETLTDSETNGSTPVADLDALHVAQREQILEPHGDAELAPGAPSQVTEAEALPPAPASCPSQEENEGQSETEEVLEHTDEEIPVETVPILLKTDALQEEGQFPDRESQEKRPVEGPDMPADPETAIRQDMTSEVALQDEAPEEPEFQKEGGAQVQSPAPSPTPAEREMAVQGEREETEARPPQATEQELERIPAVSGSEEQTESVAIIDGEDEVTASEERSTRLVQEEAVCTEVHSQGSEASLTPAAAALEEKVLGESVKILETTETLESADAQLVPEEEPSEKAEDLTAQPGEVEVPTETAAQPESVPVPGAAVPEPGICADLEGDETTPRRPSTDEEDTPAACQEVPVCEARKEDVKAENEILELETESSKLVQNVIQTVVDQLVSTEETAAGLQTQAQLMIVDTPEAGPHTETEEGDLQASSQDGAQAEAAKEESTLTTVEQTLSDISEAVSEASAKITSVEVESSSVSDQQLEEAVLSSEKKETTGTESIPEDGDHAGLEERLEESLSESREDKKGGAIDDPENQRSAREDAEAPGSLSKESADADGPTVKEKEGGQEAEFQQGKVHSESEEIKPQTQDDTQKQEGEPAKSEPTGS; encoded by the coding sequence TTGGGCAGAGAGAGTCTGAAGATGTGAGTGAAAGAGCCTCAGATAAAGCGATGGCTGCTGGCTCCGTGGTTGTTCAAGACATGGCAAAGGACGGGCAGGAGGAAATGCCTGAAATCATCGACCAGATTCCTTCTTCGGAAAGCAATTTAGAAGAGCTCATACAACCCGCTGAGTCCCAGGCTAATGATGTTGGCTTTAAGAAGGTGTTTAAGTTTGTTGGCTTTAAATTCACGGTAAAAAAGGATAAGACCGAGAAGTCTGACACCGTGCAGCTGCTCACTGTCAAAAAAGATGACGGTGAAGAAGTGGGAGTGGCAGACGGGGCTGGTGACCACCAGgagcccagccaggagcccagccaggagcccagccaGGAGCCCGGAGAAGCAACAGCCAAAGAGAGGGAACTAAAACAATCCACAGAGAAACCCGAAGAAACCCTTAAACCTGAGCAAAGCAGCACAGAAACTTCTCTTCAGGCTGAGTCTGGTCAAGCAGCAGAAGAaggcaaagaggaaggagaaggaaaacaaaaagaaccaacCAAATCTCCAGACTCTCCAGCTAGTCCTGTGGCTAGTGAAACAGCATCTCCCTTCAAAAAATTCTTCACTCAAGGTTGGGCTGGCTGGAGAAAAAAGACCAGTTTCAGGAAGCCtaaggaggaggagctggaagcTTCCGAGAAGAAAAAGGACCAAGAGCCAGAGAAAGGAGACACGGAAGAACAGGAAAAGGTGGAAGATCCTGCTGAGAAACTGGCTGCCCCGGAGCAGCCACGGGAGCAGCCACAGCCACGGGAGGTCACTGAGAGTGTTAGCGCTGCCAGACTGTCGGCGGAATACGAGAAGGTGGAGCTGCCCTCCGAAGATGAAGCCCCGGGAGCCCCTGAAGAGAAAGCCGCCCCTTTAGCAAGCGAAGTGTTTGATGATAAAGTAGAGATTGTTGCCGAAGTCCACGTTAGCATGCCGGAGAAGAcgacagaagaggagaaggctgAGGTAGGGGAAGAAGTAGAGCCTTTGCCATCTGAGAAAGGGGAGGAGACACAGGCCGAGCTGGAGAAGGCCGAACCTGCTGAGGAGCTGGTCAAGACGAGAGAAGTGTGCGCCCCCGGAGGGGACCAACACGCCCAGCCGACCCACCTGAGCCCCGAGGAGAAGGCGCCCTCTGCACAGCCCGAGGGCGTCGTGAGTGAGGTGGACATGCTGTCCTCACAAGAGAGAACGAAAGTGCAAGGAAGCCCTTTAAAGAAACTTTTCACTAGCACTGGCCTAAAAAAGCTGTccggaaagaaacagaaagggaaaagaggaggaggggatgaaGAGTCGGGGGAGCAGCAGCACGTTGCTGCAGAGTCTCCAGATAGTACAGATGAACAGAAGGGCGAGAGCTCTGCTTCATCCCCTGAGGAACCGGAGGAGATCACGTGTCTAGAGAAGGGCATCGCCGACGCACACCAggatggggaagctgaggaagGAACTATTTCTGACGgcgagaagaagagagaaggtgtTACTCCCTGGGCATCTTTCAAAAAGATGGTGACGCCCAAGAAACGTGTCAGAAGGCTTTCTGAAAGTGATAAAGAAGATGAAGTAGATAAAGTCAAGAGTGCCACCTTGTCTTCCACGGAGAGCGCGGCGTCTGAGTTGCAGGAGGAAGCCAAAGGAAATGGGGAAGAGCAGAAGCCAGAAGAGCCGAAGCGCAAAGTGGATACTTCAGTATCTTGGGAAGCTTTGATTTGTGTGGGATCATCcaagaaaagagcaagaaaagcGTCATCTTCTGATGATGAAGGGGAACCGAGAGCAATGGGAGGAGACAGCCAGAAACCAGATGAtgctggaaaagacaaagaaacaggaCCAGACGCTGCCCTTGCCAGTTCCCAAGAACATGATCAGGGGCCAGGAAGCTCCTCACCTGAGCAGGCTGGAAGCCCCACCGAGGGGGAGGGAGTTTCCACCTGGGAGTCCTTCAAAAGATTAGTCACTCCAAGAAAAAAATCGAAGTCAAAACTGGAGGAGAAGAGCGAAGACTCTGGACCTGGGTCTGGTATAGAACATTCAGCTTCAGATGTTGAACCTGGAAAGGAAGAGTCTTGGGTTTCCATTAAGAAATTTATTCCCGGACGAAGGAAGAAAAGGTCCGATGGGAAGGCAGAACAAGCCGCTGTGGAAGATGTAGGGCCAGCAGAGGTCAACGAAGATGATTCTGATGTCCCGGCCGTGGTACCTCTGTCTGAGTATGATGCggtggaaagggagaaaatcgAAGCACAGCAAGCCCAGAAAAGTGAGGAGAAGCCGGAGCAGCAGGTAGCCGTGTCTGTGTCAGAGGAGATCAGTACGAGTGTGGTTCATGGGGTGACGGTGACTGTCCTTGACGTGGCAAGGGCTGTTAGCAATGTCGAAGAGAGGTCGCCATCTTGGATATCCACTTCGGTGACAGAACCGcttgaagaaacagaagatgaaGCCAAACCCCTAACTGGGGAGGTATTCGAAGGAGAAGTCCTTGCAGAGGAAACCTCCGCTGTTACCAAAACTCTGCCGGAGGGTCAAGATGCCACAGATGACACAGTCGTGAGTGAAGCGGAGTTAACCTCAGAAGCCGTGACCGCTGCAGAGGCCGCAGAGGCACTTCGTGCTGAAGAAGCAGCAGAAGCGTCTGGTGCCGAAGAGACCGCCGACATGGTCTCCGCCGTTTCTCAGCTCACCGACTCCCCAGGCACCACAGAGGAAGCAACACCCGTTCAGGAGGTGGAAGGCGGTGTGCCAGACCTGGGGGACCAAGAGAGGCGGACTCAAGAGGTCCTGCAGGCAGTTGCGGAAAAAGTTCGAGAAGAATCACCGCCGCCTGACACCAGAGCGCCAGAAGACATGACGCAGACGATGCGGGAAGTAGGAGCCAAAATACTAGCCAAGGTGGAGGAAGCGGTAGAGGAGTCTGAAGGGCTGGACCTGAAGAAAGAAGTGGATGGAGGGCCGGAAGTATGTGCCCAGGAAGCGAAAGCTGAGACTTTGACACAAGGGCAAGTCGTCGGACAGGCTGCCCCAGAAAGCTTCGAGAAAGTTCCTCCGGGCACAGACAGCGTAGAGTCCAGTGAGCTGAGAACCACCTGTCAGGCGGAAACCTTGGCTGGGGTAAAATCAGAACTGATTCTGGAGCCGGCTGTCGCTCCTGACTCAGCTGAAACCCTTACAGACAGCGAGACGAACGGAAGCACCCCTGTAGCGGATCTTGACGCGCTCCACGTAGCACAGCGAGAGCAGATCCTGGAGCCGCACGGAGATGCTGAGCTCGCGCCGGGTGCACCGTCCCAGGTCACCGAGGCGGAGGCACTTCCTCCAGCACCTGCTAGTTGTCCCtcccaggaagaaaatgaaggacaGTCAGAAACGGAAGAGGTTCTAGAACATACGGACGAAGAGATACCAGTGGAAACCGTACCCATTCTTTTGAAGACAGACGCGCTTCAAGAGGAAGGTCAGTTTCCCGACAGGGAAAGTCAAGAGAAACGGCCCGTCGAAGGCCCCGACATGCCTGCAGACCCCGAAACCGCCATCCGTCAGGACATGACAAGTGAGGTCGCCCTTCAAGATGAGGCTCCTGAAGAACCCGAATTTCAGAAGGAGGGCGGTGCTCAAGTCCAGAGCCCTGCACCGTCTCCCACCCCCGCGGAGAGGGAGATGGCTGttcaaggagaaagggaggaaacgGAAGCAAGGCCACCTCAAGCCACCGAGCAGGAACTTGAGCGGATACCAGCTGTGAGCGGATCTGAGGAGCAGACGGAGAGCGTGGCCATCATCGACGGGGAAGACGAGGTTACTGCTTCCGAAGAACGTTCCACGCGGCTCGTGCAGGAGGAGGCAGTATGCACAGAAGTTCACAGCCAGGGCTCAGAGGCGTCATTGACGCCAGCGGCTGCGGCGCTGGAGGAGAAGGTCTTAGGAGAATCGGTCAAGATTTTAGAAACCACGGAAACTCTGGAATCTGCAGATGCACAGTTAGTACCAGAAGAAGAACCCTCCGAGAAAGCCGAAGACCTGACTGCCCAGCCAGGGGAGGTCGAGGTGCCCACGGAGACCGCGGCTCAGCCAGAGTCGGTACCGGTACCCGGCGCGGCGGTGCCTGAACCAGGCATCTGTGCCGACCTAGAAGGAGATGAAACCACACCACGGAGACCGTCCACAGATGAAGAGGACACGCCGGCGGCTTGTCAGGAAGTCCCGGTGTGTGAAGCAAGAAAGGAAGATGTAAAGGCAGAAAACGAGATTTTGGAACTTGAGACTGAGAGCAGTAAACTCGTACAAAATGTCATCCAGACCGTTGTTGACCAGTTAGTGAGCACGGAAGAAACAGCTGCGGGTTTGCAGACACAGGCTCAGCTGATGATCGTGGACACCCCAGAGGCAGGACCACACACTGAGACCGAAGAAGGGGACCTCCAGGCCTCATCACAGGATGGAGCTCAAGCGGAGGCAGCCAAAGAAGAATCCACGCTCACCACCGTGGAACAGACACTCTCTGACATTTCCGAAGCCGTGAGTGAAGCGTCAGCAAAGATCACAAGTGTTGAGGTAGAAAGTTCCAGTGTAAGTGACCAGCAGCTTGAAGAGGCAGTTCTATCGtctgagaagaaagaaacaaccGGAACCGAGTCGATTCCAGAAGATGGTGACCATGCTGGGTTAGAAGAAAGGCTAGAGGAGTCCCTGTCTGAATCCCGAGAAGATAAAAAAGGTGGTGCTATTGATGACCCTGAGAACCAGCGCTCAGCCCGGGAAGATGCCGAGGCCCCAGGAAGCTTAAGCAAAGAGTCCGCGGACGCAGATGGaccaacagtgaaagagaaggagggtggCCAGGAAGCAGAATTTCAGCAAGGAAAAGTCCACAGCGAGTCAGAAGAAATCAAACCCCAAACACAGGATGACACTCAGAAACAGGAGGGAGAACCAGCAAAATCAGAACCCACAGGATCCTAA
- the AKAP12 gene encoding A-kinase anchor protein 12 isoform X1, whose amino-acid sequence MGAGSSTEQRSPEQPEAGSATPAEPEPSGGGLAAEAAPSAPGDPAIAAADPATKLLQKNGQLSSASGLAEEEEFSPQEGALNGQEEEAIVTDVGQRESEDVSERASDKAMAAGSVVVQDMAKDGQEEMPEIIDQIPSSESNLEELIQPAESQANDVGFKKVFKFVGFKFTVKKDKTEKSDTVQLLTVKKDDGEEVGVADGAGDHQEPSQEPSQEPSQEPGEATAKERELKQSTEKPEETLKPEQSSTETSLQAESGQAAEEGKEEGEGKQKEPTKSPDSPASPVASETASPFKKFFTQGWAGWRKKTSFRKPKEEELEASEKKKDQEPEKGDTEEQEKVEDPAEKLAAPEQPREQPQPREVTESVSAARLSAEYEKVELPSEDEAPGAPEEKAAPLASEVFDDKVEIVAEVHVSMPEKTTEEEKAEVGEEVEPLPSEKGEETQAELEKAEPAEELVKTREVCAPGGDQHAQPTHLSPEEKAPSAQPEGVVSEVDMLSSQERTKVQGSPLKKLFTSTGLKKLSGKKQKGKRGGGDEESGEQQHVAAESPDSTDEQKGESSASSPEEPEEITCLEKGIADAHQDGEAEEGTISDGEKKREGVTPWASFKKMVTPKKRVRRLSESDKEDEVDKVKSATLSSTESAASELQEEAKGNGEEQKPEEPKRKVDTSVSWEALICVGSSKKRARKASSSDDEGEPRAMGGDSQKPDDAGKDKETGPDAALASSQEHDQGPGSSSPEQAGSPTEGEGVSTWESFKRLVTPRKKSKSKLEEKSEDSGPGSGIEHSASDVEPGKEESWVSIKKFIPGRRKKRSDGKAEQAAVEDVGPAEVNEDDSDVPAVVPLSEYDAVEREKIEAQQAQKSEEKPEQQVAVSVSEEISTSVVHGVTVTVLDVARAVSNVEERSPSWISTSVTEPLEETEDEAKPLTGEVFEGEVLAEETSAVTKTLPEGQDATDDTVVSEAELTSEAVTAAEAAEALRAEEAAEASGAEETADMVSAVSQLTDSPGTTEEATPVQEVEGGVPDLGDQERRTQEVLQAVAEKVREESPPPDTRAPEDMTQTMREVGAKILAKVEEAVEESEGLDLKKEVDGGPEVCAQEAKAETLTQGQVVGQAAPESFEKVPPGTDSVESSELRTTCQAETLAGVKSELILEPAVAPDSAETLTDSETNGSTPVADLDALHVAQREQILEPHGDAELAPGAPSQVTEAEALPPAPASCPSQEENEGQSETEEVLEHTDEEIPVETVPILLKTDALQEEGQFPDRESQEKRPVEGPDMPADPETAIRQDMTSEVALQDEAPEEPEFQKEGGAQVQSPAPSPTPAEREMAVQGEREETEARPPQATEQELERIPAVSGSEEQTESVAIIDGEDEVTASEERSTRLVQEEAVCTEVHSQGSEASLTPAAAALEEKVLGESVKILETTETLESADAQLVPEEEPSEKAEDLTAQPGEVEVPTETAAQPESVPVPGAAVPEPGICADLEGDETTPRRPSTDEEDTPAACQEVPVCEARKEDVKAENEILELETESSKLVQNVIQTVVDQLVSTEETAAGLQTQAQLMIVDTPEAGPHTETEEGDLQASSQDGAQAEAAKEESTLTTVEQTLSDISEAVSEASAKITSVEVESSSVSDQQLEEAVLSSEKKETTGTESIPEDGDHAGLEERLEESLSESREDKKGGAIDDPENQRSAREDAEAPGSLSKESADADGPTVKEKEGGQEAEFQQGKVHSESEEIKPQTQDDTQKQEGEPAKSEPTGS is encoded by the coding sequence TTGGGCAGAGAGAGTCTGAAGATGTGAGTGAAAGAGCCTCAGATAAAGCGATGGCTGCTGGCTCCGTGGTTGTTCAAGACATGGCAAAGGACGGGCAGGAGGAAATGCCTGAAATCATCGACCAGATTCCTTCTTCGGAAAGCAATTTAGAAGAGCTCATACAACCCGCTGAGTCCCAGGCTAATGATGTTGGCTTTAAGAAGGTGTTTAAGTTTGTTGGCTTTAAATTCACGGTAAAAAAGGATAAGACCGAGAAGTCTGACACCGTGCAGCTGCTCACTGTCAAAAAAGATGACGGTGAAGAAGTGGGAGTGGCAGACGGGGCTGGTGACCACCAGgagcccagccaggagcccagccaggagcccagccaGGAGCCCGGAGAAGCAACAGCCAAAGAGAGGGAACTAAAACAATCCACAGAGAAACCCGAAGAAACCCTTAAACCTGAGCAAAGCAGCACAGAAACTTCTCTTCAGGCTGAGTCTGGTCAAGCAGCAGAAGAaggcaaagaggaaggagaaggaaaacaaaaagaaccaacCAAATCTCCAGACTCTCCAGCTAGTCCTGTGGCTAGTGAAACAGCATCTCCCTTCAAAAAATTCTTCACTCAAGGTTGGGCTGGCTGGAGAAAAAAGACCAGTTTCAGGAAGCCtaaggaggaggagctggaagcTTCCGAGAAGAAAAAGGACCAAGAGCCAGAGAAAGGAGACACGGAAGAACAGGAAAAGGTGGAAGATCCTGCTGAGAAACTGGCTGCCCCGGAGCAGCCACGGGAGCAGCCACAGCCACGGGAGGTCACTGAGAGTGTTAGCGCTGCCAGACTGTCGGCGGAATACGAGAAGGTGGAGCTGCCCTCCGAAGATGAAGCCCCGGGAGCCCCTGAAGAGAAAGCCGCCCCTTTAGCAAGCGAAGTGTTTGATGATAAAGTAGAGATTGTTGCCGAAGTCCACGTTAGCATGCCGGAGAAGAcgacagaagaggagaaggctgAGGTAGGGGAAGAAGTAGAGCCTTTGCCATCTGAGAAAGGGGAGGAGACACAGGCCGAGCTGGAGAAGGCCGAACCTGCTGAGGAGCTGGTCAAGACGAGAGAAGTGTGCGCCCCCGGAGGGGACCAACACGCCCAGCCGACCCACCTGAGCCCCGAGGAGAAGGCGCCCTCTGCACAGCCCGAGGGCGTCGTGAGTGAGGTGGACATGCTGTCCTCACAAGAGAGAACGAAAGTGCAAGGAAGCCCTTTAAAGAAACTTTTCACTAGCACTGGCCTAAAAAAGCTGTccggaaagaaacagaaagggaaaagaggaggaggggatgaaGAGTCGGGGGAGCAGCAGCACGTTGCTGCAGAGTCTCCAGATAGTACAGATGAACAGAAGGGCGAGAGCTCTGCTTCATCCCCTGAGGAACCGGAGGAGATCACGTGTCTAGAGAAGGGCATCGCCGACGCACACCAggatggggaagctgaggaagGAACTATTTCTGACGgcgagaagaagagagaaggtgtTACTCCCTGGGCATCTTTCAAAAAGATGGTGACGCCCAAGAAACGTGTCAGAAGGCTTTCTGAAAGTGATAAAGAAGATGAAGTAGATAAAGTCAAGAGTGCCACCTTGTCTTCCACGGAGAGCGCGGCGTCTGAGTTGCAGGAGGAAGCCAAAGGAAATGGGGAAGAGCAGAAGCCAGAAGAGCCGAAGCGCAAAGTGGATACTTCAGTATCTTGGGAAGCTTTGATTTGTGTGGGATCATCcaagaaaagagcaagaaaagcGTCATCTTCTGATGATGAAGGGGAACCGAGAGCAATGGGAGGAGACAGCCAGAAACCAGATGAtgctggaaaagacaaagaaacaggaCCAGACGCTGCCCTTGCCAGTTCCCAAGAACATGATCAGGGGCCAGGAAGCTCCTCACCTGAGCAGGCTGGAAGCCCCACCGAGGGGGAGGGAGTTTCCACCTGGGAGTCCTTCAAAAGATTAGTCACTCCAAGAAAAAAATCGAAGTCAAAACTGGAGGAGAAGAGCGAAGACTCTGGACCTGGGTCTGGTATAGAACATTCAGCTTCAGATGTTGAACCTGGAAAGGAAGAGTCTTGGGTTTCCATTAAGAAATTTATTCCCGGACGAAGGAAGAAAAGGTCCGATGGGAAGGCAGAACAAGCCGCTGTGGAAGATGTAGGGCCAGCAGAGGTCAACGAAGATGATTCTGATGTCCCGGCCGTGGTACCTCTGTCTGAGTATGATGCggtggaaagggagaaaatcgAAGCACAGCAAGCCCAGAAAAGTGAGGAGAAGCCGGAGCAGCAGGTAGCCGTGTCTGTGTCAGAGGAGATCAGTACGAGTGTGGTTCATGGGGTGACGGTGACTGTCCTTGACGTGGCAAGGGCTGTTAGCAATGTCGAAGAGAGGTCGCCATCTTGGATATCCACTTCGGTGACAGAACCGcttgaagaaacagaagatgaaGCCAAACCCCTAACTGGGGAGGTATTCGAAGGAGAAGTCCTTGCAGAGGAAACCTCCGCTGTTACCAAAACTCTGCCGGAGGGTCAAGATGCCACAGATGACACAGTCGTGAGTGAAGCGGAGTTAACCTCAGAAGCCGTGACCGCTGCAGAGGCCGCAGAGGCACTTCGTGCTGAAGAAGCAGCAGAAGCGTCTGGTGCCGAAGAGACCGCCGACATGGTCTCCGCCGTTTCTCAGCTCACCGACTCCCCAGGCACCACAGAGGAAGCAACACCCGTTCAGGAGGTGGAAGGCGGTGTGCCAGACCTGGGGGACCAAGAGAGGCGGACTCAAGAGGTCCTGCAGGCAGTTGCGGAAAAAGTTCGAGAAGAATCACCGCCGCCTGACACCAGAGCGCCAGAAGACATGACGCAGACGATGCGGGAAGTAGGAGCCAAAATACTAGCCAAGGTGGAGGAAGCGGTAGAGGAGTCTGAAGGGCTGGACCTGAAGAAAGAAGTGGATGGAGGGCCGGAAGTATGTGCCCAGGAAGCGAAAGCTGAGACTTTGACACAAGGGCAAGTCGTCGGACAGGCTGCCCCAGAAAGCTTCGAGAAAGTTCCTCCGGGCACAGACAGCGTAGAGTCCAGTGAGCTGAGAACCACCTGTCAGGCGGAAACCTTGGCTGGGGTAAAATCAGAACTGATTCTGGAGCCGGCTGTCGCTCCTGACTCAGCTGAAACCCTTACAGACAGCGAGACGAACGGAAGCACCCCTGTAGCGGATCTTGACGCGCTCCACGTAGCACAGCGAGAGCAGATCCTGGAGCCGCACGGAGATGCTGAGCTCGCGCCGGGTGCACCGTCCCAGGTCACCGAGGCGGAGGCACTTCCTCCAGCACCTGCTAGTTGTCCCtcccaggaagaaaatgaaggacaGTCAGAAACGGAAGAGGTTCTAGAACATACGGACGAAGAGATACCAGTGGAAACCGTACCCATTCTTTTGAAGACAGACGCGCTTCAAGAGGAAGGTCAGTTTCCCGACAGGGAAAGTCAAGAGAAACGGCCCGTCGAAGGCCCCGACATGCCTGCAGACCCCGAAACCGCCATCCGTCAGGACATGACAAGTGAGGTCGCCCTTCAAGATGAGGCTCCTGAAGAACCCGAATTTCAGAAGGAGGGCGGTGCTCAAGTCCAGAGCCCTGCACCGTCTCCCACCCCCGCGGAGAGGGAGATGGCTGttcaaggagaaagggaggaaacgGAAGCAAGGCCACCTCAAGCCACCGAGCAGGAACTTGAGCGGATACCAGCTGTGAGCGGATCTGAGGAGCAGACGGAGAGCGTGGCCATCATCGACGGGGAAGACGAGGTTACTGCTTCCGAAGAACGTTCCACGCGGCTCGTGCAGGAGGAGGCAGTATGCACAGAAGTTCACAGCCAGGGCTCAGAGGCGTCATTGACGCCAGCGGCTGCGGCGCTGGAGGAGAAGGTCTTAGGAGAATCGGTCAAGATTTTAGAAACCACGGAAACTCTGGAATCTGCAGATGCACAGTTAGTACCAGAAGAAGAACCCTCCGAGAAAGCCGAAGACCTGACTGCCCAGCCAGGGGAGGTCGAGGTGCCCACGGAGACCGCGGCTCAGCCAGAGTCGGTACCGGTACCCGGCGCGGCGGTGCCTGAACCAGGCATCTGTGCCGACCTAGAAGGAGATGAAACCACACCACGGAGACCGTCCACAGATGAAGAGGACACGCCGGCGGCTTGTCAGGAAGTCCCGGTGTGTGAAGCAAGAAAGGAAGATGTAAAGGCAGAAAACGAGATTTTGGAACTTGAGACTGAGAGCAGTAAACTCGTACAAAATGTCATCCAGACCGTTGTTGACCAGTTAGTGAGCACGGAAGAAACAGCTGCGGGTTTGCAGACACAGGCTCAGCTGATGATCGTGGACACCCCAGAGGCAGGACCACACACTGAGACCGAAGAAGGGGACCTCCAGGCCTCATCACAGGATGGAGCTCAAGCGGAGGCAGCCAAAGAAGAATCCACGCTCACCACCGTGGAACAGACACTCTCTGACATTTCCGAAGCCGTGAGTGAAGCGTCAGCAAAGATCACAAGTGTTGAGGTAGAAAGTTCCAGTGTAAGTGACCAGCAGCTTGAAGAGGCAGTTCTATCGtctgagaagaaagaaacaaccGGAACCGAGTCGATTCCAGAAGATGGTGACCATGCTGGGTTAGAAGAAAGGCTAGAGGAGTCCCTGTCTGAATCCCGAGAAGATAAAAAAGGTGGTGCTATTGATGACCCTGAGAACCAGCGCTCAGCCCGGGAAGATGCCGAGGCCCCAGGAAGCTTAAGCAAAGAGTCCGCGGACGCAGATGGaccaacagtgaaagagaaggagggtggCCAGGAAGCAGAATTTCAGCAAGGAAAAGTCCACAGCGAGTCAGAAGAAATCAAACCCCAAACACAGGATGACACTCAGAAACAGGAGGGAGAACCAGCAAAATCAGAACCCACAGGATCCTAA